The following are from one region of the Gossypium hirsutum isolate 1008001.06 chromosome D03, Gossypium_hirsutum_v2.1, whole genome shotgun sequence genome:
- the LOC121215464 gene encoding protein HLB1, which yields MPETTEESELHNGHQPQAEPEPESKAESQPESKTEPGPENKPEEALKLEPVVTGADPNTKEEDKESSIQSNDAATPSSTDQNARPQLRKDEGNRTFTMRELLTEFKSDEEEVGSPYSRESTQRQSNQNSAAMELVSSVTGADEEGQSRQRVLVYAAKRYAAALEKNPEDYDALYNWALVLQESADNVSPDSTSPSKDDLLEEACKKYDDATRLCPTLHDAFYNWAIAISDRAKMRGRTKEAEELWEQATKNYEKAVQLNWNSPQALNNWGLALQELSAIVSAREKQKIVKTAISKFREAIRLQFDFHRAIYNLGTVLYALAEDSVQTGTTNPKEMSSNELYSQSAIYIAAAHALKPNYSVYSSALKLVHSMLPLPHLKDGYLTAPPFGNTFPPHSDWKRTEFFLNQEALQQVIKVEQKQVSRSLSGRIVDAGNTDKKAIRVDIPDIISVSASADLTLPPGAGLCINTTSGQVFLVADSWESLDGWLDALRLVYTIYARGKIDVLAGIIAT from the exons ATGCCCGAAACGACTGAGGAATCCGAACTTCACAATGGACACCAACCACAAGCAGAACCGGAACCGGAATCAAAAGCGGAATCTCAACCCGAATCGAAAACGGAGCCAGGACCGGAAAACAAACCGGAGGAGGCACTGAAGCTGGAACCTGTTGTAACCGGTGCGGATCCGAACACGAAGGAGGAGGACAAAGAGAGCTCGATCCAATCCAATGACGCGGCCACGCCGTCATCCACTGACCAAAATGCTCGGCCGCAGCTGCGAAAAGATGAAGGGAATCGGACTTTCACGATGAGAGAGTTGCTAACTGAATTTAAAAGTGACGAAGAGGAAGTAGGCTCTCCTTACAG TCGAGAAAGCACGCAGAGACAATCCAACCAAAACAGTGCTGCAATGGAGTTGGTCAGTAGTGTCACCGGTGCTGATGAGGAGGGCCAGTCTCGCCAACGGGTTCTTGTGTATGCTGCCAAGAG GTATGCTGCTGCTCTAGAGAAAAACCCAGAAGATTATGATGCTCTTTACAACTGGGCATTGGTTCTTCAG GAAAGTGCTGATAATGTTAGTCCAGATTCTACTTCACCTTCTAAAGATGACTTGCTAGAGGAGGCTTGTAAAAAGTATGACGACGCAACTCGTCTTTGCCCGACACTTCATGAT GCTTTCTACAACTGGGCAATAGCAATATCTGATCGAGCGAAAATGCGTGGTCGGACTAAGGAGGCTGAAGAACTATGGGAGCAG GCTACAAAAAACTATGAAAAAGCTGTCCAACTCAACTGGAATAGCCCTCAG GCGCTAAACAATTGGGGGCTTGCACTTCAG GAACTCAGTGCAATTGTTTCTGCACGAGAGAAGCAAAAAATTGTGAAGACTGCAATTAGTAAG TTTCGTGAAGCAATTCGATTGCAATTTGATTTCCATCGAGCAATATACAACCTTGGAACTGTCTTG TATGCACTAGCTGAGGATTCAGTACAAACCGGTACTACAAATCCTAAAGAAATGTCCTCCAATGAGCTGTATAGCCAGTCTGCTATATACATTGCAGCTGCACATGCATTGAAACCAAATTATTCT GTTTACAGCAGTGCCTTGAAGCTTGTTCATTCAATG CTACCTTTACCCCATCTTAAAGATGGGTATCTGACTGCACCACCATTCGGAAACACATTTCCACCTCATAGTGATTGGAAGAGAACAGAGTTCTTTCTGAATCAAGAAGCACTTCAACAG GTCATCAAAGTTGAGCAGAAACAAGTTTCCCGAAGCCTCTCTGGAAGAATCGTGGATGCAGGAAATACGGACAAAAAGGCTATCAGAGTTGATATTCCAGACATCATTTCTGTATCAGCCTCTGCTGATCTAACTTTACCTCCAGGTGCTGGCCTCTGCATTAATACCACATCCGGTCAAGTTTTCTTG GTTGCTGATTCGTGGGAATCCCTAGATGGGTGGCTTGACGCTCTCCGCTTAGTTTACACAATTTATGCACGAGGAAAAATTGATGTTCTAGCGGGTATCATCGCCACCTAA